Proteins encoded within one genomic window of Prinia subflava isolate CZ2003 ecotype Zambia unplaced genomic scaffold, Cam_Psub_1.2 scaffold_53_NEW, whole genome shotgun sequence:
- the STAT6 gene encoding signal transducer and activator of transcription 6: protein MSLWSLVSHMPAEEFSSLSTEFPRSLRCLLAEWLENQPWEFVNGSDAFCSSVASRMLSAMLEKLRSAAGSDGQQCQILQQVNSIENTFRRDPLRLVAVVRAVLEGEKAAVLKRDHHLPLSFHRRQEELKFSLGLQRLQHRVREIRALQEEGPGRDGAVQSPTPPKELPTLIMEAVKELEAAKQQVLKRIQIWKRQQQLAGNGAIFEENLAPLQKRCESLVEVYFQLQQQVMAASTELGPELLPRLLERFKEVLSSLVKSSFLVEKQPPQVLKTQTKFQASVRFLLGPQLLKAAPKPYVVRADMVTEKQARELELSNYSNTLSESTGEILHNTVALETNPSSGTCCANFKNVLLKKIKRCERKGSESVTEEKCAVLFSTDVTLTPSNISFHLQVLSLPIVVIVHGNQDNNAKATVLWDNAFSDIERVPFVVAERVPWDKMCDTLNLKFMAEVQTTKGLLKEHYFFLAQKIFNDHSASPEDFQSRHVSWAQFNKEILPGRGFTFWQWFDGVLDLTKRCLKSYWSDRLIMGFISKQYVCKLLSMEPEGTFLLRFSDSEIGGITIAYVIRGKDGSSQVENIQPFSAKDLSIRSLGDRIRDLGQLRNLYPNIPKDQAFGSHYNKEQTGKDGRGYVSTAIKMTVESERDQQPPRTMGPPPEAPQAPMFNLPMLQPELHPESLQPLLAPMCPSTPFCPQPMPTGYPTVESNIMMVPDRLNSPFHSPSPMLSPPSLSHCQDPSFRPPGPFMPNQFMSGEVSQLLPAGPSAEPQDEEMPELPPFPAVEDASLQSSPRWMSPSMEQSSASELDQFVQEVPLLPPFAPLPQHSGYPNSSLSSWALGEARWDDSIRPRHA, encoded by the exons ATGTCCCTGTGGAGCCTCGTGTCCCACATGCCAGCGGAGGAGTTCAGCAGCCTCTCCACGGAGTTTCCGCGGAGCCTGCGCTGTCTCCTGGCCGAGTGGCTGGAGAACCAGCCCTG ggaGTTTGTCAATGGCTCAGACGCCTTCTGcagcagcgtggccagcaggatgCTCTCGGCCATGCTGGAGAAACTCCGCAGCGCTGCCGGCAGCGAtgggcagcagtgccagatCCTGCAGCAAGTCAACAGCATCGAG AACACCTTCCGTCGGGACCCGCTGCGCCTGGTGGCCGTCGTGAGAGCCGTCCTGGAGGGCGAGAAGGCGGCTGTGCTCAAAAGG gacCACCACCTGCCCCTCAGCTTCCACCGGCGGCAGGAGGAGCTGAAGttcagcctggggctgcagcgGCTGCAGCACCGAGTCCGTGAGATCAGAGCGCTCCAGGAGGAGGGGCcggggcgggacggggccgTGCAGAGCCCCACGCCCCCCAAGGAACTGCCCACCCTCATCATGGAGGCTGtgaaggagctggaggcagccaaACAGCAGGTCCTGAAGAGGATCCAGATCTGGAAGAGAcaacagcagctggcagggaatggggcCATCTTTGAGGAGAATCTGGCACCGCTGCAGAAGAG GTGTGAGAGCCTGGTTGAGGTTtacttccagctgcagcagcaggtgatGGCAGCGAGCACAGAGCTgggccctgagctgctgccccgGCTCCTGGAGCGCTTCAAGGAGGTGTTGTCCAGCCTGGTCAAGAG ctccttcctggTGGAGAAGCAGCCCCCACAGGTGCTGAAGACCCAGACCAAGTTCCAGGCAAGCGTCCGGTTCCTGCTGGGCCCgcagctgctgaaggcagcGCCCAAGCCCTACGTGGTGAGGGCTGACATGGTGACAGAGAAGCAGGCACGGGAGCTGGAGCTCAGCAACTACAGCAACACCCTCAG cgAGAGCACGGGGGAGATCTTGCACAACACGGTGGCCCTGGAGACCAACCCCAGCAGTGGGACCTGCTGCGCCAACTTCAAGAACGTG ctgctgAAGAAGATCAAGCGCTGCGAGCGGAAGGGCTCCGAGTCGGTGACGGAGGAGAAATGCGCTGTCCTGTTCAGCACTGATGTCACTTTGACCCCCAGCAACATCTCCTTCCACCTGCAG GTCCTGTCTCTGCCCATCGTGGTCATCGTCCACGGGAACCAGGACAACAACGCCAAAGCCACCGTGCTGTGGGATAACGCCTTCTCCGACATC GAGCGGGTGCCCTTCGTGGTGGCCGAGCGGGTGCCCTGGGACAAGATGTGTGACACCCTGAACCTGAAGTTCATGGCAGAGGTGCAGACCACCAAGGGGCTCCTCAAGGAGCATTACTTCTTCCTGGCCCAGAAGATCTTCAATGACCACAGCGCCAGCCCCGAGGACTTCCAGAGCCGCCACGTCTCCTGGGCCCAGTTCAACAAG GAGATCCTCCCTGGGCGGGGATTCACCTTCTGGCAGTGGTTTGATGGAGTCCTGGACCTGACCAAGAGATGCCTCAAAAGTTACTGGTCAGACAG GCTCATCATGGGCTTCATCAGCAAGCAGTATGTGTGCAAACTGCTGAGCATGGAGCCGGAGGGGACCTTCCTGCTGCGCTTCAGCGACTCCGAGATCGGCGGCATCACCATCGCTTACGTTATCCGCGGCAAAGACG GCTCCAGCCAGGTGGAGAACATCCAGCCCTTCTCTGCCAAGGACCTGTCCATCCGCTCCCTCGGCGACCGGATCCGGGACCTGGGGCAGCTCCGTAACCTGTACCCCAACATCCCCAAGGACCAGGCGTTTGGGAGTCACTACAACA AAGAGCAGACAGGCAAGGACGGCCGGGGCTACGTCTCCACTGCCATCAAGATGACTGTGGAAAGCGAAAG GGACCAGCAGCCTCCACGCACCATGGGGCCACCCCCCGAGGCCCCCCAGGCACCCATGTTCAACCTGCCCATGCTGCAGCCCGAGCTGCACCCTGAGagcctgcagccactgctggcccCCATGTG cccctccacTCCGTTCTGCCCCCAGCCCATGCCCACGGGCTACCCCACGGTTGAGAGCAACATCATGATGGTCCCTGACAGGCTCAACTCCCCCTTCCACAG cccctcaccgATGCTCTCGCCTCCCTCGCTGTCCCACTGCCAGGACCCTTCCTTCAGGCCCCCCGG ACCCTTCATGCCCAACCAGTTCATGTCTGGGGAGGTCTCACAGCTGCTGCCCGCGGGTCCCTCTGCGGAGCCGCAGGACGAGGAGATGCCCGAGCTGCCCCCGTTCCCGGCCGTGGAGGACGcgtccctgcagagctccccgCGGTG GATGTCCCCCAGCATGGAGCAGTCGTCAGCCTCGGAGCTGGACCAGTTCGTGCAGGAGGTGCCCCTGTTGCCCCCCTTCGCGCCCCTCCCGCAGCACAGCGGGTACCCCAACTCCAGCCTGTCCTCCTGGGCGCTGGGGGAGGCGCGCTGGGATGACAGCATCCGGCCGAGACACGCGTGa
- the NAB2 gene encoding NGFI-A-binding protein 2 isoform X2, translated as MALPRTLGELQLYRVLQRANLLGYYETFIQQGGDDVQQLCEAGEEEFLEIMALVGMATKPLHVRRLQKALREWASNPGLFSQPVSAVPVSSIPLFKLSETGGRKALSNGHASPGEAAGKGSGSAGTPPARSPTEPGEKLSPSAAPPWPGRSTPESEGGGDEEPGVPPFSPGGSSGEQAVGTELEPELARTVVESVERLLQSCPRGGEAELRALMKLNKKLAKTVGHIFQLEDGDRQKEEEIRRHSAIYGRGEARRREGKQLTLHELIINEAAAQFCLRDNSLLLRRVELFSLSRQVARESTYLSSLKVARAHPEDSGAIVAKRLKQEAGEQSRPELLALPVGLEPPGAGYRPSLEEDTGSLSGESLDGHLQEFEDGLAERGPPAPPDPPRGTIKVEQETSRQ; from the exons ATGGCCCTGCCCCGCAcgctgggggagctgcagctgtacCGGGTGCTGCAACGAGCCAACCTGCTGGGCTACTACGAGACCTTCATCCAGCAAGGGGGGGACGACGTGCAGCAGCTCTGCGAGGCGGGCGAGGAGGAGTTCCTGGAGATCATGGCGCTGGTGGGCATGGCCACCAAGCCCCTCCACGTCCGCCGCCTCCAGAAAGCCCTGCGTGAGTGGGCCTCCAACCCGGGGCTCTTCAGCCAGCCCGTTTCGGCCGTCCCGGTCAGCAGCATCCCGCTCTTCAAGCTCTCTGAGACTGGCGGGCGCAAGGCGCTCAGCAACGGGCACGCCAGCCCCGGCGAGGCCGCGGGCAAGGGGAGCGGCAGCGCCGGGACGCCCCCGGCCCGCAGCCCCACGGAGCCAGGGGAGAAGCTGTCACCGTCAGCGGCTCCGCCGTGGCCGGGAAGGAGCACCCCCGAGTCGGAGGGTGGTGGGGATGAGGAGCCGGGGGTTCCTCCCTTCTCCCCGGGCGGGAGCAGCGGGGAGCAGGCGGTGGGCACGGAGCTGGAGCCGGAGTTGGCACGGACGGTGGTGGAGAGCGTGGAGcggctgctgcagagctgcccccgGGGCGGCGAGGCCGAGCTGAGGGCGCTGATGAAGCTCAACAAGAAGCTGGCCAAGACTGTGGGGCACATCTTCCAGCTGGAGGATGGTGACCggcagaaggaggaggagatcCGCCGGCACAGCGCGATCTACGGCCGCGGCGAGGCCCGGCGCCGCGAGGGCAAGCAGCTCACCCTGCACGAG CTCATCATCAACGAGGCGGCCGCCCAGTTCTGCCTGCGGGACAACTCGCTGCTGCTGCGGCGCGTCGAGCTCTTCTCGCTGTCACGGCAGGTCGCACGGGAGAGCACCTACCTGTCCTCTCTCAAGGTCGCCAG GGCCCATCCCGAGGACAGCGGTGCCATCGTGGCCAAGCGGCTCAAGCAGGAG GCGGGAGAGCAGAGCCGCCCTGAGCTCCTGGCGCTGCCGGTGGGGCTGGAGCCTCCCGGGGCCGGGTACCGACCCAGCTTGGAGGAGGACACGGGCAGCCTCTCCGGGGAGAGCCTCGATGGCCACTTGCAGG AGTTCGAGGACGGGCTGGCAGAACGGGGTCCGCCGgcccccccagacccccctcGGGGCACCATCAAGGTGGAGCAGGAGACCAGCAGGCAGTGA
- the NAB2 gene encoding NGFI-A-binding protein 2 isoform X1, with translation MALPRTLGELQLYRVLQRANLLGYYETFIQQGGDDVQQLCEAGEEEFLEIMALVGMATKPLHVRRLQKALREWASNPGLFSQPVSAVPVSSIPLFKLSETGGRKALSNGHASPGEAAGKGSGSAGTPPARSPTEPGEKLSPSAAPPWPGRSTPESEGGGDEEPGVPPFSPGGSSGEQAVGTELEPELARTVVESVERLLQSCPRGGEAELRALMKLNKKLAKTVGHIFQLEDGDRQKEEEIRRHSAIYGRGEARRREGKQLTLHELIINEAAAQFCLRDNSLLLRRVELFSLSRQVARESTYLSSLKVARAHPEDSGAIVAKRLKQEAGEQSRPELLALPVGLEPPGAGYRPSLEEDTGSLSGESLDGHLQAAGACPRLTPPPAAAPDVPLGLAPHGLWSRHILQQTLMDEGLRLARLVSHERVGRLSPCLPGKPPGPEFEDGLAERGPPAPPDPPRGTIKVEQETSRQ, from the exons ATGGCCCTGCCCCGCAcgctgggggagctgcagctgtacCGGGTGCTGCAACGAGCCAACCTGCTGGGCTACTACGAGACCTTCATCCAGCAAGGGGGGGACGACGTGCAGCAGCTCTGCGAGGCGGGCGAGGAGGAGTTCCTGGAGATCATGGCGCTGGTGGGCATGGCCACCAAGCCCCTCCACGTCCGCCGCCTCCAGAAAGCCCTGCGTGAGTGGGCCTCCAACCCGGGGCTCTTCAGCCAGCCCGTTTCGGCCGTCCCGGTCAGCAGCATCCCGCTCTTCAAGCTCTCTGAGACTGGCGGGCGCAAGGCGCTCAGCAACGGGCACGCCAGCCCCGGCGAGGCCGCGGGCAAGGGGAGCGGCAGCGCCGGGACGCCCCCGGCCCGCAGCCCCACGGAGCCAGGGGAGAAGCTGTCACCGTCAGCGGCTCCGCCGTGGCCGGGAAGGAGCACCCCCGAGTCGGAGGGTGGTGGGGATGAGGAGCCGGGGGTTCCTCCCTTCTCCCCGGGCGGGAGCAGCGGGGAGCAGGCGGTGGGCACGGAGCTGGAGCCGGAGTTGGCACGGACGGTGGTGGAGAGCGTGGAGcggctgctgcagagctgcccccgGGGCGGCGAGGCCGAGCTGAGGGCGCTGATGAAGCTCAACAAGAAGCTGGCCAAGACTGTGGGGCACATCTTCCAGCTGGAGGATGGTGACCggcagaaggaggaggagatcCGCCGGCACAGCGCGATCTACGGCCGCGGCGAGGCCCGGCGCCGCGAGGGCAAGCAGCTCACCCTGCACGAG CTCATCATCAACGAGGCGGCCGCCCAGTTCTGCCTGCGGGACAACTCGCTGCTGCTGCGGCGCGTCGAGCTCTTCTCGCTGTCACGGCAGGTCGCACGGGAGAGCACCTACCTGTCCTCTCTCAAGGTCGCCAG GGCCCATCCCGAGGACAGCGGTGCCATCGTGGCCAAGCGGCTCAAGCAGGAG GCGGGAGAGCAGAGCCGCCCTGAGCTCCTGGCGCTGCCGGTGGGGCTGGAGCCTCCCGGGGCCGGGTACCGACCCAGCTTGGAGGAGGACACGGGCAGCCTCTCCGGGGAGAGCCTCGATGGCCACTTGCAGG CGGCGGGTGCCTGTCCCCGGCTGACCCCTCCGCCCGCTGCGGCCCCGGACGTGCCCCTCGGCCTCGCACCCCACGGGCTCTGGAGCCGCCACATCCTCCAGCAGACGCTGATGGACGAGGGGCTGCGCCTGGCCCGGCTGGTGTCGCACGAACGCGTGGGGcggctcagcccctgcctgccGGGGAAGCCCCCCGGACCAG AGTTCGAGGACGGGCTGGCAGAACGGGGTCCGCCGgcccccccagacccccctcGGGGCACCATCAAGGTGGAGCAGGAGACCAGCAGGCAGTGA